In uncultured Bacteroides sp., the following proteins share a genomic window:
- a CDS encoding sugar-binding domain-containing protein yields MKRIISSIILSLFFVHFIYAQSSIDLSGKWNFQIDRQDAGIAEQWFKKHLNEDINLPGSMPEKLKGDDVSVHTKWTGSLYDSSYYYNPFLEKYRVQGNIKLPFFLTPDKHYVGVAWYQKEVVIPSSWKGKRIVLSLERPHIETTVWVNDKKVGMQNSLCVPHVYDLTSYLRAGKCKISIRIDNRLKEINVGPDSHSVTDQTQGNWNGIVGKMTLTAGSTIHFDDIQVFPDVANKKALVKIQLISDKLKNVSAKVILSAQSFNSERTHTPLPVSKDIVIKNDTLSLEMELPMGDGMLTWDEFDPALYKLKARIVYGDKSDEKEVQFGMRDFTIKGKYFYVNGNKTVLRGTVENCDFPLTGYAPMQIEDWERVFRICKNYGLNHMRFHSFCPPAAAFEAADLVGFYIQPEGPSWPNHGPKLGMGQPIDKYLMDETIRMSKEYGNFASFCMLACGNEPSGRWVAWVSKFVDYWKAKDSRRVYTGASVGGSWQWQPKSQYHVKAGARGLDWVNSMPESMSDYRAKIDSVKQPYVSHETGQWCAFPDFSEIKKYTGVNKAKNFEIFKDLLEAGNMKEMSHEFMMASGKLQALCYKNEIEKTLRTPGYAGFQLLSLNDYSGQGTALVGLLNVFFEEKGYINAPEFRRFCSPTVPLARIKKFVYKSDEVFQADIEIAHFGKSTLKNAQTTYKITDEFGKVFSKGILSTKDIPVGNCFNLGTVKFALNSIEKAQKLNLEIAVGGTDAVNSWNFWVYPATVNINKGSVYVTDSIDAKATEILKNGGNVLLTAAGKITYGKEVAQYFTPVFWNTSWFKMRPPHTTGIFVNNYHPLFKNFPTDYHSDLQWWELLNKAQVIQFTDFPADFQPLVQSIDTWFVSRKIGMLFEVKVLNGKLMMTSMDITSNSDNRIVARQMYKAILDYMNSDNFRPQTAVSLENIKDLFTKKAKKVDMFTKDSPDELKPVKGDKGI; encoded by the coding sequence ATGAAAAGAATTATCTCATCAATCATTTTATCATTATTTTTCGTTCACTTTATATATGCTCAGAGCAGCATTGATCTTTCCGGAAAATGGAATTTCCAGATTGACCGGCAAGATGCAGGTATTGCTGAACAATGGTTCAAGAAACATCTAAATGAAGATATTAATCTTCCGGGGTCAATGCCTGAGAAACTGAAGGGTGATGATGTTAGTGTACACACTAAATGGACTGGTAGTCTGTATGACAGTTCTTATTATTATAATCCTTTCCTGGAGAAATACAGAGTGCAAGGAAATATTAAACTGCCATTCTTCCTTACTCCCGATAAACATTATGTAGGCGTGGCATGGTATCAGAAAGAGGTAGTTATTCCATCTTCATGGAAAGGAAAGCGTATTGTTCTCTCTCTGGAGCGTCCTCACATAGAAACAACTGTTTGGGTTAATGATAAGAAGGTGGGTATGCAAAACAGTCTTTGTGTTCCTCATGTGTACGATCTTACCAGCTATCTTCGTGCAGGCAAATGTAAGATTTCTATCCGCATAGATAATCGTCTGAAAGAGATTAATGTTGGACCCGACTCACACAGCGTAACAGATCAGACACAAGGTAACTGGAATGGAATTGTTGGAAAGATGACTCTTACTGCAGGTTCTACCATTCACTTTGACGATATACAGGTTTTTCCTGATGTAGCAAATAAAAAAGCTCTGGTTAAGATACAGTTAATATCAGATAAGCTTAAGAATGTATCTGCAAAAGTGATACTTTCCGCTCAAAGCTTCAATTCTGAAAGAACTCATACTCCCCTACCCGTTTCAAAGGATATTGTGATTAAGAACGATACTCTTTCATTGGAAATGGAACTTCCTATGGGAGATGGCATGCTCACCTGGGATGAATTTGATCCTGCCTTATACAAACTAAAAGCTAGGATTGTATATGGAGATAAGAGTGATGAGAAAGAGGTTCAGTTTGGTATGCGCGACTTTACTATAAAGGGTAAATATTTTTATGTGAACGGTAACAAGACAGTACTTCGCGGAACAGTTGAGAACTGCGACTTCCCTTTAACCGGATATGCACCTATGCAGATTGAAGATTGGGAAAGAGTGTTCCGTATTTGCAAAAACTACGGATTAAATCACATGCGTTTCCATTCATTCTGCCCTCCGGCAGCTGCATTTGAAGCAGCAGATTTAGTTGGTTTTTATATTCAACCGGAAGGACCAAGTTGGCCAAACCACGGACCAAAATTGGGAATGGGACAACCTATTGATAAATATTTGATGGACGAAACAATCCGCATGTCTAAAGAATATGGCAATTTCGCCTCTTTCTGTATGCTTGCCTGCGGTAATGAACCTTCAGGACGCTGGGTGGCATGGGTAAGTAAATTCGTAGATTACTGGAAAGCAAAAGATTCTCGCAGAGTATATACAGGTGCATCCGTTGGTGGTAGCTGGCAATGGCAACCAAAAAGTCAATATCACGTGAAAGCCGGAGCGCGCGGACTGGATTGGGTAAACTCTATGCCGGAATCAATGTCCGACTATCGTGCAAAGATTGACAGCGTGAAGCAGCCTTATGTTTCTCACGAAACAGGACAATGGTGTGCTTTCCCCGACTTTAGTGAGATAAAGAAATATACCGGAGTAAATAAAGCCAAGAACTTTGAAATATTCAAAGATTTACTGGAAGCCGGAAATATGAAAGAGATGAGTCATGAATTTATGATGGCTTCCGGAAAGCTTCAGGCTTTGTGTTATAAGAATGAAATTGAAAAAACACTCCGCACTCCTGGCTATGCAGGATTCCAGCTATTAAGTCTGAATGACTATTCCGGTCAGGGAACAGCATTGGTTGGTTTGCTGAATGTGTTCTTTGAAGAAAAAGGCTACATCAATGCACCGGAGTTCCGCCGTTTCTGCAGTCCAACGGTTCCTTTGGCAAGAATAAAGAAGTTCGTTTATAAGAGTGATGAAGTATTCCAGGCAGATATTGAAATTGCCCATTTTGGAAAGAGTACATTAAAGAATGCACAGACTACTTATAAAATAACGGATGAATTTGGTAAAGTATTCTCAAAAGGCATTCTTAGCACCAAAGATATTCCGGTAGGGAACTGCTTTAATCTAGGTACTGTGAAGTTTGCACTTAATTCTATTGAGAAGGCTCAGAAACTAAATCTGGAAATAGCAGTCGGAGGTACTGATGCTGTCAATAGCTGGAACTTCTGGGTATATCCTGCAACAGTAAATATTAATAAGGGAAGCGTTTATGTAACCGATTCTATAGATGCAAAAGCTACGGAAATATTGAAAAACGGAGGAAACGTACTGCTGACAGCTGCCGGAAAAATTACATACGGAAAAGAAGTGGCTCAGTATTTCACTCCAGTATTCTGGAACACTTCATGGTTTAAGATGCGTCCACCGCACACTACCGGAATTTTCGTAAACAATTACCACCCACTTTTCAAAAACTTCCCTACTGATTATCACAGTGACTTACAGTGGTGGGAACTTCTGAATAAGGCACAGGTAATACAATTCACTGATTTCCCTGCCGATTTTCAGCCATTAGTGCAAAGCATCGACACTTGGTTTGTAAGCCGTAAAATAGGAATGCTCTTTGAAGTAAAGGTTCTAAACGGTAAACTAATGATGACAAGTATGGATATTACATCAAATTCAGATAATAGAATTGTAGCTCGCCAAATGTATAAAGCGATCCTTGATTATATGAATTCCGATAATTTCCGTCCGCAGACAGCTGTTTCACTGGAAAACATCAAGGATTTATTTACGAAGAAAGCAAAGAAAGTTGACATGTTTACAAAAGATTCACCGGATGAATTAAAACCAGTGAAGGGAGATAAAGGTATTTAA
- a CDS encoding glycosyl hydrolase family 28 protein — protein MAQEKAIPSFNWANENGKHDLSWALKVGAKSYPGNKLFKVKDCQTVNDGKTLCTKQIQDAIDACNSAGGGTVVFAPGKYLTGALFIKKGVNLCIGKDVTLMASTDISNYPELKSRIAGIEMVWPSAVINVIDQKKAAISGEGTIDFQGKVFWDKYWEMRKQYEKEGLRWIVDYDCKRVRGILISGSSDISLKGVRLMRSGFWAVQVLYSSYCTVDGININNNMGGHGPSTDGIDIDSSTRILVQNCDIDCNDDNICIKSGRDADGLRVNRPTEYVVVRNCIARKGAGLITCGSETSGSIRNILAYNMKAYGTSSALRIKSAMNRGGTVENIYMDNVKADSVGSVLAADLNWNPSYSYSTLPEKYVGKEIPEHWKVMLTPVVPVEKGYPHFKNVYLSNVKAQNAKQFISASGWNDKLRLENFYLNNIKAKVEEAGNISFTDHFSIKNIKLKVSDKSKVVLKENTNLKMKICYE, from the coding sequence ATGGCTCAGGAAAAAGCGATTCCTTCTTTTAACTGGGCCAATGAGAATGGAAAGCATGACCTTTCCTGGGCATTAAAAGTAGGAGCAAAATCATATCCCGGTAATAAACTCTTCAAGGTAAAGGATTGTCAGACAGTAAATGATGGAAAGACTCTTTGCACCAAACAAATACAGGACGCAATAGATGCTTGTAACTCCGCTGGCGGAGGGACTGTTGTCTTTGCGCCTGGCAAATATCTTACAGGTGCCCTCTTTATAAAGAAGGGAGTAAACCTTTGTATCGGTAAGGACGTTACCTTGATGGCAAGTACTGATATCAGTAACTACCCAGAATTAAAATCCAGAATTGCCGGAATTGAGATGGTATGGCCTTCTGCAGTGATAAACGTTATTGACCAAAAGAAAGCAGCAATTTCCGGAGAAGGAACAATAGATTTTCAGGGTAAAGTCTTTTGGGATAAATACTGGGAGATGAGAAAACAATACGAAAAAGAAGGACTTCGCTGGATTGTGGATTATGACTGCAAGCGGGTAAGAGGCATTCTTATATCGGGAAGCTCTGATATTTCACTAAAGGGAGTTCGTTTAATGAGAAGTGGCTTCTGGGCTGTTCAGGTTTTATATTCCTCATATTGTACTGTTGATGGGATAAATATCAATAATAACATGGGTGGACACGGTCCAAGTACAGATGGTATTGATATTGATTCTTCCACAAGAATTCTGGTTCAGAATTGTGATATTGACTGTAATGATGATAATATCTGCATCAAATCAGGAAGAGATGCTGACGGACTTCGTGTAAACCGTCCTACTGAATATGTGGTTGTGCGCAACTGTATTGCCAGAAAAGGTGCAGGACTGATTACCTGCGGAAGTGAAACGTCGGGTTCAATTCGCAATATTCTTGCATATAATATGAAAGCTTACGGCACATCTTCTGCTCTTCGCATCAAGTCGGCAATGAACAGAGGTGGTACTGTAGAAAATATCTATATGGATAATGTAAAAGCTGATAGCGTAGGTAGTGTGCTGGCAGCCGATTTAAACTGGAACCCAAGTTACAGTTACTCTACTTTGCCCGAGAAATATGTAGGTAAAGAGATTCCTGAACATTGGAAAGTAATGCTTACTCCGGTAGTTCCTGTGGAAAAAGGTTATCCGCATTTCAAAAATGTGTATCTTTCGAATGTAAAAGCTCAGAATGCAAAACAGTTTATTTCAGCTTCAGGCTGGAACGACAAATTAAGATTGGAAAACTTTTATTTGAATAATATCAAAGCTAAAGTTGAAGAAGCTGGAAATATATCTTTCACAGATCATTTCAGCATAAAAAACATAAAGCTAAAGGTTTCTGATAAAAGCAAGGTTGTGCTTAAAGAAAATACAAATCTTAAGATGAAAATTTGTTATGAGTAA
- a CDS encoding rhamnogalacturonan acetylesterase has protein sequence MKFKLLAIALLISSFCAAQKEQFKFDFTSNKAQKGYTKIDSSNRYTAEKGYGYDLQSSSAGENKPFYFSVQVPDGNYKVTIRIGSKNKAGITTVRGESRRLFIENLATKKGEIVEVTFIINKRNSKISENENVKIKQREKKKLNWDDKLTIEFNGDAPLVESMTIQKVNNIPTVFLFGDSTVVDQDNEPWASWGQMITRFFDMNVCFANYAESGESANTFIAAGRLKKALSQMKAGDYIFVEFGHNDQKQKGPDKGPYTSYFNSLRTFITEAKARGAHPVLVTPTQRRSFNEQGKIMDTHGEYPNAMKKLAREENVPLIDLNAMTRTLYETWGVELSTKAFVHYPANTYPGQTQALADNTHFNPYGAYEISKCIIEGMKANKLDIVKYLKKDYKPFNPQKPDAIDSFHWNQSPFTEVEKPDGN, from the coding sequence ATGAAATTCAAATTATTAGCCATCGCATTATTAATCAGTTCCTTTTGTGCAGCACAAAAGGAACAGTTTAAGTTCGATTTCACATCGAATAAAGCACAAAAAGGATATACAAAAATAGATTCTTCAAACAGATATACAGCTGAGAAAGGTTATGGATACGACCTTCAGTCAAGTTCAGCAGGAGAAAACAAACCTTTTTATTTTTCTGTTCAGGTTCCGGATGGTAATTATAAAGTAACCATAAGAATTGGATCTAAAAATAAAGCGGGAATAACAACTGTAAGAGGAGAATCGCGCCGTCTTTTCATTGAAAATCTTGCTACTAAAAAAGGAGAAATCGTTGAGGTAACATTTATCATCAATAAGCGCAATAGTAAAATCAGTGAGAACGAGAATGTAAAAATCAAACAACGTGAAAAGAAGAAACTCAACTGGGATGATAAACTAACAATTGAATTTAACGGAGATGCTCCTCTTGTAGAGTCTATGACTATTCAGAAGGTAAATAACATTCCTACCGTTTTCCTTTTCGGAGACTCTACCGTGGTAGACCAGGATAATGAACCTTGGGCAAGCTGGGGACAAATGATTACCCGGTTCTTTGACATGAATGTTTGTTTCGCTAACTATGCGGAATCAGGAGAATCGGCCAATACATTTATTGCTGCAGGAAGACTGAAGAAAGCCCTGTCACAGATGAAAGCCGGTGATTATATCTTTGTTGAGTTCGGCCACAATGACCAGAAACAAAAAGGTCCGGACAAAGGTCCTTACACCTCATACTTTAATAGTCTTCGTACATTTATTACCGAAGCCAAAGCACGTGGCGCACATCCTGTTTTAGTAACTCCAACTCAAAGAAGAAGTTTTAATGAACAGGGTAAAATAATGGATACGCACGGAGAATATCCTAATGCCATGAAAAAGCTGGCTCGTGAAGAGAATGTTCCGTTAATTGATCTCAATGCCATGACTCGTACACTTTATGAAACATGGGGAGTGGAACTATCAACAAAGGCATTTGTTCACTACCCTGCCAACACTTATCCTGGACAGACACAGGCTCTGGCAGACAATACCCATTTCAATCCTTATGGAGCATACGAAATATCAAAATGCATAATTGAAGGAATGAAAGCCAATAAACTGGATATTGTTAAGTACCTGAAAAAAGACTATAAACCATTCAACCCTCAGAAACCAGATGCTATTGATTCTTTTCACTGGAATCAAAGTCCTTTTACTGAAGTTGAAAAGCCTGATGGCAATTAA
- a CDS encoding beta-galactosidase: MKRFILLTLCFCAGALSAFSQNKKVWFPDKDLIQAGVYYYPEHWNESQWERDFKQMHDLGFEFTHFAEFAWAQLEPQEGKYDFAWLDRAVALAAKYKLKVVMCTSTATPPVWLSRKYPEILIKEEDGTVLDHGARQHASFASPLYRELAFKMIEKLAQHYGNDSRIIGWQLDNEPAVQFDFNPKAELGFRDFLKKKYNNDIKALNSAWGTAFWSETYSSFDEITLPKMRQMFMNHHQILDYRRFAAEQTTSFLNDQCLLIKKYAKNQWVTTNYIPSYEDGHIGGSKDLDFLSYTRYMVYGGKDGIGRRGYRVGDPLRIAFANDFFRPIKGTYGVMELQPGQVNWGSINPQPLPGAVRLWLWSVFAGGSDFVCTYRYRQPLYGTEQYHYGIVGSDGVTVTPGGKEYQQFMQEIKNLRKKYSPREDKPKEYLARKTAILFNHENSWSIDRQKQNATWNTMAHVDKYYRQLKAFGAPVDIISEEKDFSAYPVLIAPAYQLIDEALVSRWTEYVKNGGNLVLTCRTGHKDRNGRLFEAPFRSKIDNLTGNKVDFYDLLLPEDPGKVAMDGKKYNWNTWGEMLIPGKDTDVWASYTDEFYEGKPAVTMHRLGKGTVTYVGVDSNDGTLEKDVLTKLYSTLNIPVMDLPYGVTMEYRNGLGIVLNYSDKPYEFQLPKGRKVLIGETKIPTAGVLVFK, translated from the coding sequence ATGAAAAGATTTATTTTACTCACACTTTGTTTTTGTGCAGGTGCTCTTTCTGCATTCTCGCAGAACAAAAAGGTCTGGTTTCCCGACAAAGACTTGATTCAGGCAGGAGTTTATTATTATCCCGAACATTGGAACGAAAGTCAGTGGGAGAGAGACTTTAAACAAATGCACGATCTGGGTTTTGAGTTTACCCACTTTGCCGAGTTTGCCTGGGCGCAACTGGAGCCTCAGGAAGGAAAATATGATTTTGCCTGGCTCGACAGAGCAGTTGCTTTGGCTGCCAAGTATAAATTAAAAGTAGTAATGTGTACTTCAACAGCCACTCCTCCGGTATGGCTGAGTAGAAAATACCCCGAAATCCTTATAAAAGAGGAAGACGGAACAGTGCTTGATCACGGTGCTCGTCAGCATGCATCGTTTGCATCGCCACTTTACAGGGAACTGGCTTTTAAAATGATTGAGAAGCTGGCTCAGCATTACGGGAATGATTCACGTATTATTGGCTGGCAGTTAGATAATGAACCAGCGGTTCAGTTCGATTTTAATCCTAAAGCAGAACTCGGCTTCCGTGACTTTCTGAAGAAGAAATATAATAATGACATAAAGGCGCTGAACAGTGCATGGGGAACAGCTTTCTGGAGTGAGACCTACAGCTCATTTGATGAAATCACTCTTCCCAAGATGCGTCAGATGTTTATGAATCATCACCAGATACTCGACTATCGTCGCTTTGCCGCAGAGCAAACAACCTCTTTCCTGAACGATCAGTGTCTGTTGATAAAGAAATATGCAAAGAATCAATGGGTAACCACCAACTATATTCCCAGCTATGAAGACGGACATATTGGCGGAAGCAAGGACCTTGATTTCCTTTCTTATACCCGCTACATGGTTTATGGTGGTAAAGATGGCATTGGAAGAAGAGGATATCGCGTAGGTGATCCTTTACGAATTGCTTTTGCAAATGACTTTTTCCGTCCGATAAAAGGAACTTATGGTGTGATGGAACTTCAACCTGGGCAGGTAAACTGGGGAAGTATTAACCCTCAACCACTTCCAGGAGCTGTAAGATTATGGTTGTGGAGTGTGTTTGCCGGAGGAAGCGACTTTGTTTGTACCTATCGTTACCGCCAGCCACTGTATGGCACAGAGCAATATCATTATGGAATTGTAGGTTCAGACGGAGTTACTGTAACTCCTGGTGGAAAAGAGTATCAGCAGTTTATGCAGGAAATAAAGAATTTACGCAAAAAATATTCTCCTCGTGAGGACAAACCGAAAGAATATCTGGCTCGCAAGACCGCAATCCTCTTTAATCATGAAAACTCGTGGAGCATTGATCGCCAGAAGCAAAATGCAACCTGGAATACAATGGCTCATGTAGATAAATACTATCGCCAGCTAAAGGCGTTTGGAGCGCCGGTAGATATTATCAGTGAAGAGAAAGATTTCAGCGCATATCCTGTTTTAATTGCTCCAGCCTATCAGTTGATTGATGAGGCTTTGGTTAGCCGTTGGACTGAATACGTAAAGAATGGTGGTAATCTGGTTCTTACCTGCCGCACAGGTCATAAAGATCGTAACGGAAGATTGTTTGAAGCGCCATTCCGTTCTAAGATTGATAATCTGACCGGAAATAAAGTTGACTTCTACGACTTACTATTACCCGAAGATCCGGGGAAAGTAGCTATGGATGGTAAGAAATACAATTGGAATACCTGGGGTGAAATGCTTATTCCGGGAAAAGATACTGATGTATGGGCCTCATATACTGATGAATTTTATGAAGGCAAACCTGCTGTAACGATGCATCGTTTGGGAAAAGGAACGGTAACTTACGTAGGTGTTGATTCAAATGATGGAACATTGGAGAAAGATGTGCTGACTAAGTTATATTCCACTCTTAATATTCCTGTAATGGATTTACCTTACGGGGTTACAATGGAATATAGAAACGGTTTGGGTATTGTTCTTAATTATTCTGATAAGCCGTATGAGTTCCAGTTACCAAAAGGCAGAAAAGTACTCATTGGTGAAACAAAGATACCTACAGCCGGCGTTTTGGTTTTTAAATAA
- a CDS encoding glycoside hydrolase family 88 protein translates to MKKKILVPLLLATLTFGHTVAQTLPDRKEILKTTTSVNDYFMKKYADPSIPTFVGKVRPSNIWTRAVYYEGLMDLHSILPREDYYEYALNWASYHKWGLRNGNTTRNADDQCCGQTYIELYRINPSPERLKNIKLSIDMVVNTPQNDDWSWIDAIQMGMPVFAKLGNIFKEQKYFDKMWDMYSFSRNKHGQNGLYNPKDGLWWRDKDFVPPYKEPNGEDCYWSRGNGWVYAALVRVMKEIPANEKHRQDYLNDFLAMSKALKNCQREDGFWNCSLHDSNNFGGKETSGTALFVYGMAWGISNGYLDKKEYLPVVAKAWNGLAKEAVHPNGFLGYVQGTGKEPKDGQPTTYDKSPDFEDYGVGCFLLAGSELYKLK, encoded by the coding sequence ATGAAGAAAAAGATATTGGTTCCCCTTCTACTTGCTACTTTAACGTTTGGACACACTGTGGCTCAGACACTTCCTGATCGTAAAGAGATTTTAAAAACAACAACTTCGGTCAATGATTATTTCATGAAGAAATATGCTGATCCTAGTATTCCTACATTCGTTGGAAAAGTAAGACCAAGCAACATCTGGACAAGGGCAGTATATTATGAAGGATTAATGGATTTGCACTCTATATTACCTAGAGAAGATTACTATGAATATGCTCTTAACTGGGCAAGTTATCATAAATGGGGATTAAGGAACGGAAACACTACGCGCAACGCCGATGATCAGTGCTGCGGACAGACTTATATTGAACTATACCGTATAAATCCATCGCCTGAGAGACTGAAGAATATAAAGCTATCTATTGATATGGTGGTCAATACTCCTCAGAATGATGACTGGTCGTGGATTGATGCTATACAAATGGGTATGCCTGTTTTCGCAAAACTTGGTAATATATTTAAAGAACAGAAGTATTTTGATAAGATGTGGGACATGTATTCATTCTCACGCAACAAACATGGACAGAATGGTCTGTACAATCCTAAAGATGGGTTATGGTGGCGCGATAAGGACTTTGTTCCTCCTTACAAAGAACCAAACGGAGAAGATTGTTATTGGTCGAGAGGTAACGGATGGGTATATGCTGCTTTGGTGCGGGTTATGAAAGAAATTCCTGCCAACGAGAAGCACCGTCAGGATTATCTGAATGATTTTCTGGCCATGAGTAAAGCGTTGAAGAATTGTCAACGCGAAGATGGATTCTGGAATTGCAGTCTGCACGATTCTAATAATTTTGGAGGAAAAGAGACTTCGGGTACAGCCTTATTTGTTTATGGCATGGCCTGGGGAATATCAAACGGATATCTGGATAAAAAAGAATATCTTCCTGTTGTAGCTAAAGCATGGAATGGATTGGCTAAAGAGGCTGTTCATCCTAATGGCTTCCTGGGATATGTTCAGGGAACAGGAAAAGAACCTAAAGATGGTCAGCCTACTACTTACGATAAATCTCCTGATTTTGAAGATTATGGCGTAGGTTGCTTCCTTTTAGCCGGATCAGAACTTTACAAATTAAAATAA
- a CDS encoding rhamnogalacturonan acetylesterase → MEYYTYSFTFIHMNKNPLFIVYASFNFGALVNNVYITMKKILILFLVPFLFSFQTAPDKIHIYIAGDSTSQTYDTTKTLQRGWGQYLSSFFDDKVEVINKAKAGRSTKSFQDEGRWTEIVSSIRKGDWVIIQFGHNDTSDKPERHASPEDFKKNLIKFISDVRSKKANPLLLTPVVMRTFKDGALVDDRLKSYPGITREVAKEYNVPMIDINLKTRDLVLKLGDEKSKSLYMWLEPGIDPSKPEGSKDDTHSLEKGAVQIAKYVSDGVKELKLNNLYKHLK, encoded by the coding sequence ATGGAATATTATACGTATTCATTTACTTTTATTCACATGAACAAAAATCCATTGTTCATTGTTTATGCTTCATTTAACTTTGGTGCATTAGTTAATAATGTATATATAACCATGAAAAAAATCTTAATACTATTTTTAGTACCTTTCTTATTTAGTTTCCAAACTGCTCCCGATAAAATACATATTTATATTGCGGGCGATTCTACTTCCCAGACATACGATACAACAAAAACTCTTCAAAGAGGGTGGGGGCAATACCTTTCTTCGTTCTTTGACGATAAAGTTGAAGTGATTAATAAAGCCAAAGCTGGCCGAAGCACCAAATCATTTCAGGATGAAGGACGGTGGACTGAAATAGTTTCCAGTATAAGAAAAGGCGACTGGGTGATTATCCAGTTTGGCCACAATGATACTTCTGATAAACCCGAACGTCATGCCTCTCCTGAAGATTTCAAAAAGAACCTTATAAAGTTTATATCAGATGTGCGTAGTAAAAAAGCAAATCCTTTATTACTGACACCTGTTGTAATGAGAACATTTAAGGATGGTGCGTTAGTTGATGACCGATTGAAGTCATACCCGGGAATAACCCGTGAAGTGGCAAAAGAGTATAATGTGCCAATGATCGACATTAATCTGAAGACCAGAGATCTTGTTTTAAAGCTGGGAGATGAAAAATCAAAGTCCTTATATATGTGGTTGGAGCCGGGAATTGATCCTTCAAAACCTGAAGGGAGCAAAGATGATACACATTCATTGGAAAAAGGAGCTGTACAGATAGCAAAGTATGTATCTGACGGAGTTAAAGAGTTAAAATTGAATAATTTATATAAGCATCTAAAATAA
- a CDS encoding DUF4450 domain-containing protein — MSKLNKTILAVLFIFAGIHVYAGEGNKFSIVLSGTQAAPRVLACKTPEFSFHFPQMAGNFKLGIISGQKSLWCSELKSVKLQKKDGKLIYTIEDNLLKEGKVTLRIAKLTDSDGFVMEVEGTNLPTGIDLFWSFGGSYAKVLSDKTDSGLKPEYCKDNVFSVEGNAFTVYYGESLDLKVVQAVVPDESDIHLSDAHKQTSPLAFHQSGKKTDAPALTGTTKLINGKLYFCFYLQNAKADYNSFMLPELFKKEF; from the coding sequence ATGAGTAAATTAAATAAAACTATTCTTGCAGTATTATTTATCTTTGCCGGCATTCATGTTTATGCTGGTGAAGGTAACAAATTCTCTATTGTATTAAGTGGAACACAAGCTGCTCCCAGAGTACTGGCATGTAAAACACCTGAATTCTCATTTCACTTTCCTCAGATGGCGGGGAACTTTAAACTGGGAATTATCTCCGGACAGAAAAGTCTTTGGTGCAGTGAACTGAAGAGTGTGAAGCTTCAGAAGAAAGACGGAAAGCTGATTTATACTATTGAAGATAATTTGCTAAAAGAAGGAAAAGTAACTCTAAGGATTGCTAAGCTGACAGATAGCGACGGCTTTGTTATGGAAGTGGAAGGGACAAACCTACCTACGGGGATTGATTTGTTCTGGAGCTTTGGAGGTAGTTATGCCAAAGTGCTTTCCGATAAAACAGACAGTGGTCTTAAACCGGAATATTGCAAAGACAATGTTTTTAGTGTGGAGGGTAATGCATTTACTGTATATTACGGTGAAAGTCTTGACCTGAAAGTAGTTCAGGCAGTAGTTCCTGACGAATCGGATATCCACTTGTCAGATGCACATAAACAAACCAGTCCGTTGGCATTCCACCAATCAGGAAAAAAGACAGATGCCCCTGCCCTTACCGGAACAACTAAATTAATCAACGGCAAACTTTATTTCTGCTTTTACCTTCAAAATGCAAAGGCGGACTACAACAGTTTTATGTTACCTGAACTATTTAAAAAAGAATTTTAA